Below is a genomic region from Ziziphus jujuba cultivar Dongzao chromosome 7, ASM3175591v1.
TATGCAGTAAGAAAGATGTAATAATttgagaaatataaaaaataataataacctccTTGCTTCTGTGCTTCAGCTATTACATGCAAAGCAAGAGTTGTTTTTCCAGAAGCCTCTGGACCATATATCTCTATAACACGTCCCTACAAAAATCCAATAAAGGCATATTAAAAAACTGCACACACATAAGAATTTCAAGGCCTACACGTGTGCAACAGAAAGTGATttctttaaaagataaattacaGAATACCTTTGGAAGTCCACCAATTCCCAGCGCTATATCCAGAGCAAAAGAACCAGTGGACACAACTGGAACGCTTCTAGCAGAAGCAGACCGACCAAGCCACATGATTGATCCCTTTCCAAATGAGGAAGTTATCTGATCCAGGGCTTGCCGCAAAGCTAACTCTCTCTTTGACAAATTTTCTTCACTGGAGTCACTTCCATCGGACTTCGATCTCCTTTTACCTTGAGAGAGATATAATTCGTGATTTTGTCTAAATAAGCCCAACTATATCAAACAGTAGCTGGGGCTTTTTCTAACTAATCATTATCTTCTGCCAGAGGCATGCCAAAGAGAACCAGACAAAATGAGTTATGATCCAAAACTTTGCTCAcagtacttttttcttttttttcttttttcagataAACAAGAAAAGTAACAATTACCATTTACATTCtctatttaacatttttttttccccctttagtATCACTCTACATAGCTGAGAAAGGTAGCTTCTTTATATATTGTACGCATAGAGACATGCATAAGAAGAAACTTAAAGTACCTTTGGAAGAAAAATAGCAACACTGAGTAGATGTCCCCGGTATGCCTCTCCTAAATACCTGCATAGCAAGAGGAGTTAAATATAAGTAAAAAGATTATGCCCAAACCAGAAActtcaataaataaacaacGCTCAAATTTCTACCCGTTTGTTTGGCTGACgggaaaatgaagaaaactaaaaacaatacaagagTCACATGGGTGCACTGGCAGCCTTCTCGAGGCtatttcaaaaacttaaaaacattTCCAAAGCTTTCTCAGCAACCAGTGTAAAAGAATAACACCTCGAATAAACTAAAGGAAAGTTTCTGGCTTTATTTTtcagacaaaaagaaaagagagagagagagagacagagacagagacagagagaggaggaggaggaagtaATAACCTCTGTCGCGGATAGAGAACGTTTCAGAAGAGAAGTGTTACGAAGAAGCCTCGCCATAGACAAGCTCAAAGTTTACAACTAATCGTCCACTTCTTCGGAATCAAACTAAACAAATGAAATATACGACAACATACTCCACGATTCTACGGAGACAGaaatagatagagagagagagagagactctgCTCTGGTTTTAGGGCTTTAGGTTTGATTTCCCTCCCTTTTGAACAGAGCGAGCTGACTCAGTGAAGCAGTGACTGTAACTGAGTTCGTTCCGTTTTGCAAGTGGGGCCGGCCAacttctcctttatttttatttttcccttggGTTTTGTATTTGTTAAAATAGTTCGCAGTGGAAGGATTGAATGTCCGAATTTGCAATTGAAATCTTTTAGGCTATAATAAACATTCCATGATGataatttcttttctctttttgaattttgttttcatttccCACCAGACAAAAAcgtaaaaactatatatatatatatatatatatatatataattcttaatTCCACATACGAAATGTAACTGTAAAATCTGATTTGCATGATCTGACTGCTAGGATGCAAATCGTAATGCgcaccaaaattcaaataaaaaaaattataattaataatgatggtACAGAATCACAAAGTTTTTCaatatctaaatataattacataaattaagTAGCTTCACAATATTAATATTGTAGGGACTAATTATCGTTGAGTTAGTTGGAGGGTCAGCCTGTTTCTCATccaaatttatacattaaaactacaatttatatattaagaccACAGATGGATTGATTGGATTTTGAATAACTATAATTAATacgtaaaataatatattttatgaattatgcGTAAAATAATATTGGAATGAATACGATAATGAGAAGAAAACGCTTAGaaccttaaatataaaaaataacaaaatatactCCAAACCTAAAACATCCACCTTCGATAAATCCCATATGAATCAAGAAATCACGAAAAGATCACAAACTATTTCGACCACATTACCCTCGAAACCAACatataaaatgatttaaaaaaaaaaaaaaaaaaaaaaaaaaaaggtcctcAACCATTCATCATATAACATAAGgtgacaaaaatatatataatatggacgTAATGAACCACCCAAAACTGCTCCAATTATCACTTTTCCGCCATCaacaatccataaaattctACTGCTGCTTGCATTCGGGTGGCCGCTCGCCCTGTTGACCATCCCCAAGTTGTGGTCTTCCACCCTTCTGCATTAATACAACATAGTAGAAACAAAAAGATTAGGGCTTATTGGAAAAATTGGTggaacaacaaaaatatattaaccaaaCAATGTGACATACCTTGTGCCCAGCTGATGGCTGCAGAGGAACATCGCAAATCAATAGAACATAATTAGCAacaactacaaaaataaaattgaaatattgcaATTGATCATTAACCAACAACAAAATTCTAATATTCTAGACCTTCTTCTTGGCCTTgctttcatcttcatcttcgtcGTCCTCgtcatcatcttcctcatcatcctcgtcctcttcttcttcttcatcctcatcaacgtcttcatcttcatcatcatcatcttccaacTCTCCAAACTCATCTCCTTGAACTGCCTCTCCCGTAAACCATGAAACAGCATGGGGAATGATCTTGTCTCGAATTGTTGagctaccaaaaaaataaaaaataaaaaaaattaaaataacagaTAATGCAAGTTAATCAACTGTGGAAATAGAATTGTCACCTTTAGAGTACCATAGAAACATCGAGCCCACAAAAAGCAGATGAGTCTAAAAAAGTTTCCAAGGTAAATAATAACATGTCAAACTCACCCAATGTCATAATCTTGTTCCATCTGGTTTTGAAGTTCTTCAGCCTGTacacaagaaaatatataaataacatacCAGAACAGTTAATTACCAAAGcaaatttcttaaaaagtttAAGAAAGACAGGCatacagcatcttcatcaatatcTTCATCTTCCTCAGGAACCTGAGgtggattaaaaaaattaaagaaacttTCACAATTCTCAGTTTTAGTAATTGGCTTTGCATTCTTTGATCCCTTCTTTGGCTTCTTCTTTAGGAGCTTCTGTGTTAAGCATTTTCCTGGATGCCATTCAATTTCAGtcctacaaaaattatttaccaaCCAAACTTAATTAAATACTGCAACTATATACATGCCTTTCACAATAGACCAAATAAGAGCCAACTTACCCTATAGCTTTCTCCAGAATTGGTTCATCTTCATCAATCATGTGATATGTCTTTGTCAACACAGAGTTCTTGAAGTAAGGATTGGTGTCAAAAAAGAACTCAAGTTTGAAACCCTTTGGGTTATCTATCCTATACCACTTGATGTCTCTAAGATATTTGAGTGCTCCTTCATCACGCTCAGAAATCTGAttccaaaaaacaataaaaacaaattatttttgttacaaGGCTAGACAGGATATATGcaccaaataaaagaaatatcattaaaaagtaACTACCTCTTCAGCAAGCACTTCGTTATTTTTCATGGCATTGAGCCAGAATTCAGGCACTCCTTTCTCTACATTTAAAggtaacaaatttaatatgagAAAACAATTATGCAAGGGTATTAATATCCTGTACAGATACTACGTACATACCTTCAGCAGCTTTATCCTCTTGTTGGTCTGCTGCTGCTTCATTAGTAACTCCTTCAGCTTCAACAACACCATTTACAATCTCATAGCGCTGCATGTGATCAttaccattaattttaaaacaaagtaaaaaaaaatgtaaaagatgGGAGCTCCACCAACTCCTGTACTCAGGG
It encodes:
- the LOC107424064 gene encoding nucleosome assembly protein 1;2 translates to MSNDKGNFNMSDLSSVLNEEDRAGLVNALKDKIQSLAGQHSDILENLSPKVRKRVEVLREIQSQHDELEAKFFEERAALEAKYQKFYQPLYTKRYEIVNGVVEAEGVTNEAAADQQEDKAAEEKGVPEFWLNAMKNNEVLAEEISERDEGALKYLRDIKWYRIDNPKGFKLEFFFDTNPYFKNSVLTKTYHMIDEDEPILEKAIGTEIEWHPGKCLTQKLLKKKPKKGSKNAKPITKTENCESFFNFFNPPQVPEEDEDIDEDAAEELQNQMEQDYDIGSTIRDKIIPHAVSWFTGEAVQGDEFGELEDDDDEDEDVDEDEEEEEDEDDEEDDDEDDEDEDESKAKKKPSAGHKKGGRPQLGDGQQGERPPECKQQ